In Erigeron canadensis isolate Cc75 chromosome 1, C_canadensis_v1, whole genome shotgun sequence, a single window of DNA contains:
- the LOC122606109 gene encoding annexin A3-like, producing the protein MAKPINKSSIEDICKQIHGSWGNFSILVRVFADQMTQQHGFEKIQEKYKEMYGKDLFDRLQDTIGGQGSKTCTLLSKLMLNPHERDAIMAKNAIFKDRGCINYKALIEIYVGRKASHFFLIQHAYQSKFRRHLDQDIMSIEPPHSYQKILMALAASQKAHSVDVSVHIGKCDAQRLFQTGEATSGGFKINEGVVLEIFSKRSIPQLKLTFSIYKHIYGHSYTKHLKNKYDGEFEDALKFVVKFLTNPPKYYAKAIEASLKGRTIDEGRLERIIVSQTEIGMNKLRKNYKNIFGKDLRDDIVESLPVGDFRDLLVALTMKTSSAQ; encoded by the exons ATGGCAAAGCCAATAAACAAAAGCTCAATTGAAGATATTTGCAAGCAGATTCATGGTTCTTGGGGAAACTTTAGCATCCTGGTTCGGGTATTCGCAGATCAAATGACGCAACAACATGGATTCGAAAAGATCCAAGAAAAGTACAAAGAGATGTATGGAAAAGACTTATTTGATCGTTTACAAGACACGATTGGTGGCCAGGGATCAAAGACGTGCACACTCTTGTCAAAGTTGATGCTTAATCCACACGAGCGTGACGCTATCATGGCTAAAAATGCCATTTTTAAGGATAGGGGTTGTATCAACTACAAAGCTCTCATAGAGATTTATGTTGGTAGGAAAGCAAGCCATTTTTTCCTCATCCAACACGCTTATCAAAGTAAATTTAGAAGACATTTAGACCAAGACATCATGAGCATTGAACCCCCACACTCTTACCAAAag ATTTTAATGGCATTGGCTGCATCACAAAAAGCTCATAGTGTAGATGTTAGTGTACACATTGGCAAGTGTGATGCACAAAGACTATTCCAAACTGGAGAAGCAACATCAGGGGGGTTCAAGATTAATGAGGGAGTTGTGCTTGAAATCTTTAGCAAAAGAAGCATCCCACAACTCAAGCTCACTTTCTCAATCTATAAACATATTTATGGCCATAGCTATACAAAG cacttgaaaaataaatatgatgGGGAGTTTGAAGATGCATTGAAATTTGTGGTGAAATTCCTAACCAATCCACCAAAATATTATGCAAAG gCTATAGAAGCCAGTCTCAAAGGCAGAACAATTGATGAGGGCAGATTGGAACGTATAATCGTGAGTCAGACTGAGATCGGTATGAATAAACTGAGAAAAAACTACAAGAACATATTTGGGAAGGATCTTAGAGATGACATAGTGGAGAGCCTTCCAGTTGGGGATTTCAGAGACTTGCTCGTTGCGTTGACCATGAAAACTAGTAGCGCGCAATGA
- the LOC122608199 gene encoding beta-glucosidase BoGH3B-like encodes MAKLSPFVLVMLVMCCYWTTVTAEETPKYKDPKQPINVRIRDLMKRMTMEEKIGQMTQIDRSAASADVMQKYFIGSLLSGGGSVPAKEASPETWINMVNEFQRGSLATRLGIPMIYGIDAVHGNNNVYKATIFPHNVGLGVTRDPALIKKIGAATALEVRATGINYAFAPCIAVCRDPRWGRCFESYSEDPSIVREMTELIPGLQGDIPDGRKGVPFVGGREKVVACAKHFVGDGGTTKGINENNTVINQHGLMSIHMPAYYDSVRKGVASIMISYSSWNGAKMHGNHQLITNFLKNTMKFRGFVISDWEGIDRITDPPHANYTYSILKSIEAGLDMVMVPINYTEFIDGLSYLVKNNFIPMSRIDDAVRRILRVKFVMGLFENPLGDLTMAKYLGIQEHRELAREAVRKSLVLLKNGKTANEPLLPLPKKSTKILVSGTHADDIGYQCGGWTIEWHGQSGNITKGTTILSAIRNTVDPTTEVVFQENPTPEFIKSNNFSYAIVVTGEHPYSETQGDSLNLTIPDPGPSTITNVCGAVKCVVVLISGRPVVIEPYISSMDALVAAWLPGSEGQGVADVLYGDYGFTGKLARTWFKTVDQLPMNVGDSHYDPLYPFGFGLTTEPGIEDDLSLSLDVKVSTSINAAYA; translated from the exons ATGGCAAAACTTTCACCTTTTGTTTTGGTGATGCTTGTGATGTGTTGTTATTGGACTACTGTGACTGCAGAAGAAACCCCGAAATACAAAGATCCGAAACAGCCTATAAATGTTCGAATAAGGGACTTGATGAAACGAATGACAATGGAGGAGAAGATTGGTCAGATGACACAAATTGACCGATCTGCAGCTTCGGCTGATGTAATGCAGAAGTACTTCATAG GGAGTCTATTGAGTGGTGGAGGGAGTGTTCCGGCTAAGGAGGCTTCCCCGGAAACATGGATTAATATGGTAAATGAATTCCAAAGAGGGTCGTTGGCTACCCGTTTAGGCATACCGATGATTTATGGGATTGATGCCGTTCATGGCAACAATAATGTCTATAAAGCCACCATCTTTCCACACAATGTTGGCCTTGGAGTAACAAG GGACCCGGCACTGATCAAGAAAATCGGAGCTGCAACTGCTCTTGAAGTGCGAGCAACAGGGATTAACTATGCCTTTGCACCTTGTATCGCG GTTTGTAGAGACCCACGATGGGGTCGTTGCTTTGAAAGTTATAGTGAAGATCCTTCCATTGTTCGTGAAATGACTGAGCTTATACCTGGACTACAAGGAGATATTCCTGATGGTCGAAAAGGAGTACCTTTTGTTGGCGGAAG AGAAAAAGTCGTGGCGTGTGCCAAGCACTTTGTTGGCGATGGTGGCACAACAAAAGGCATTAATGAGAACAACACTGTGATTAACCAGCATGGATTAATGAGTATTCATATGCCAGCGTACTATGATTCGGTGCGCAAAGGGGTTGCAAGCATTATGATCTCATACTCGAGCTGGAATGGAGCAAAAATGCAtggaaatcatcaactcatcaCCAACTTCCTAAAGAACACCATGAAATTTAGA GGATTCGTGATCTCAGACTGGGAAGGTATCGATAGAATTACAGATCCGCCTCATGCTAATTACACCTATTCTATCTTAAAGAGTATTGAAGCTGGTTTAGACATG GTCATGGTACCGATTAATTATACAGAATTCATAGATGGGCTGAGTTATTTAGTGAAGAATAACTTCATACCCATGAGTCGAATTGATGATGCCGTTAGGAGGATTTTGCGTGTAAAATTTGTAATGGGTTTGTTTGAAAACCCATTGGGGGATCTCACCATGGCTAAATATCTCGGAATTCAAGAGCACAGGGAACTTGCTCGGGAAGCTGTTAGGAAATCACTAGTTCTGCTGAAAAACGGTAAAACTGCCAACGAGCCATTGCTCCCTCTCCCAAAAAAGTCAACCAAAATACTTGTCTCTGGGACCCATGCCGATGACATTGGTTACCAGTGTGGTGGCTGGACCATCGAGTGGCATGGACAAAGCGGAAATATCACAAAAG GTACCACAATTCTCTCCGCTATAAGAAACACGGTTGACCCCACAACGGAAGTCGTGTTTCAAGAAAACCCGACACCCGAGTTCATCAAGTCAAATAATTTCTCATACGCCATCGTTGTGACTGGCGAGCACCCGTATTCTGAGACACAAGGAGATAGTCTGAATTTAACCATTCCTGATCCAGGCCCGAGCACCATCACGAATGTATGTGGGGCCGTGAAGTGTGTTGTGGTGCTCATTTCGGGCAGGCCAGTTGTGATTGAACCATATATATCTAGCATGGATGCATTGGTGGCGGCTTGGCTTCCTGGAAGCGAGGGTCAAGGCGTGGCTGATGTGCTGTATGGTGATTATGGTTTTACGGGTAAGCTTGCACGGACATGGTTCAAGACAGTTGATCAGCTACCGATGAACGTTGGCGATTCACATTATGACCCGTTGTACCCATTTGGATTCGGGCTAACAACTGAACCG GGCATTGAAGATGATTTGTCACTAAGCCTTGACGTAAAAGTTAGTACTAGTATTAATGCAGCCTACGCATGA
- the LOC122585011 gene encoding syntaxin-132-like, which yields MNDLLSTFGSPRRCSYSGGDIEAGKLSAEIELDEFFKKVQHIEGELEKLRRLLKKLQDAHEESKTVTRAASMKAIKQRMENDVNEVGMTARLVKAKIQELEKENVANRQKAGCGPGTGVDRSRTATTLALKNKFKDKVTEFQNLRESIQQEHRQVVERRVFTVTGTRADEETIDRLIKTGDSEQIFQKAIQEQGRGQVVDTLAEIQERHDAVIELERKLLELQQIFQDLAILADAQGEMLDNIEKHVSTAVDHVQNGNKALQKTKKLQKNTRKWTCIGIAILLFIITAVLVAVLKPWQNNKGA from the exons ATGAATGACCTATTATCT ACATTTGGTAGCCCTCGAAGATGCAGTTACAGTGGTGGAGATATTGAAGCAGGAAAACTATCTGCAGAGATAGAGTTggatgaattttttaaaaag GTTCAACATATCGAGGGAGAATTAGAAAAACTCCGTAGACTTCTAAAGAAACTACAG GATGCTCATGAAGAATCAAAAACCGTAACCAGGGCTGCTTCCATGAAAG CAATCAAGCAACGAATGGAGAATGATGTGAATGAAGTTGGGATGACTGCACGTCTTGTTAAAGCAAAAATCCAGGAACTTGAAAAGGAG AATGTGGCAAACAGACAAAAAGCTGGATGCGGACCAGGAACTGGAGTAGACAGATCAAGAACAGCAACTACACT TGCCCTGAAAAATAAGTTCAAAGATAAGGTGACTGAATTTCAG AATCTGAGAGAAAGTATACAGCAGGAGCATCGGCAAGTTGTTGAGAGACGGGTATTTACAG TGACGGGAACCAGAGCTGATGAAGAG ACCATTGATCGACTAATAAAGACAGGGGATAGCGAACAAATTTTCCAAAAAGCTATCCAGGAACAAGGACGGGGCCAG GTGGTCGACACACTAGCAGAGATCCAAGAACGTCATGATGCAGTAATAGAGCTAGAAAGAAAACTTCTTGAATTGCAACAG ATATTTCAAGATCTGGCTATCTTAGCAGATGCTCAAGGGGAAATGCTAGACAACATAGAAAAACAT GTGTCGACTGCAGTAGATCATGTGCAAAACGGGAACAAAGCCCttcagaaaacaaaaaagttacaGAAGAACACGAGGAAATGGACATGCATAGGTATTGCAATTTTGCTCTTTATAATCACCGCTGTTCTTGTTGCTGTCCTCAAGCCGTGGCAAAATAACAAAGGTGCTTAG